A genome region from Streptomyces pratensis includes the following:
- a CDS encoding aldo/keto reductase → MGAVGLGCMPMSWAYSTSQQRGDRSVRTVHAALDAGVQLLDTADMYGPFTNELLVGRALKGRRSEAFLSTKCGLLVGDQHIVANGRPGYVRRACDASLRRLQTDVIDLYQLHRADPEVPVEETWGAMADLVTAGKVRALGLCAVGARAGRGPGARMHDGTIRQLERVQQVFPVSAVQAELSVWSPQALEDLLPWCAARGVGVLAAMPLGNGYLTGTLKPGQGFEPDDPRARHPRFTAEMMAANQPVVAGLRRIGERHGATPAQVALAWVLRQGLHVVPVPGAKRERWAVENAGAAGLVLTDQDLAEIAGLPRARGSWD, encoded by the coding sequence GTGGGTGCGGTCGGGCTGGGCTGTATGCCGATGAGCTGGGCCTACAGCACGTCGCAGCAGCGCGGGGACCGCTCGGTGCGGACGGTGCACGCCGCGCTGGACGCGGGCGTCCAACTGCTCGACACCGCCGACATGTACGGGCCCTTCACCAACGAGCTGCTCGTCGGGCGGGCGCTCAAGGGCCGCCGTTCCGAGGCCTTCCTCTCCACCAAGTGCGGTCTGCTGGTGGGTGATCAGCACATCGTGGCCAACGGGCGCCCCGGCTACGTCCGCCGGGCCTGCGACGCCTCGTTGCGGCGGCTCCAGACCGATGTGATCGATCTCTACCAGTTGCACCGGGCGGATCCCGAGGTGCCGGTCGAAGAGACCTGGGGCGCCATGGCGGACCTGGTGACGGCGGGCAAGGTGCGGGCGCTCGGGCTGTGCGCGGTGGGCGCCCGGGCCGGCCGCGGCCCGGGGGCTCGGATGCATGACGGGACCATCCGCCAGCTGGAACGGGTACAGCAGGTCTTTCCCGTCAGCGCGGTCCAGGCCGAGCTCTCCGTGTGGTCGCCCCAGGCGCTGGAGGACCTCCTGCCGTGGTGCGCGGCCCGGGGGGTGGGGGTGCTGGCGGCGATGCCGCTGGGCAACGGCTACCTCACGGGCACGCTCAAGCCGGGGCAGGGCTTCGAACCGGATGACCCACGGGCGAGGCACCCCCGCTTCACCGCGGAGATGATGGCGGCGAACCAGCCGGTGGTGGCGGGGCTGCGCAGGATCGGGGAGCGGCACGGCGCCACTCCGGCGCAGGTTGCCCTGGCGTGGGTCCTGCGGCAGGGCCTCCATGTGGTGCCCGTGCCCGGGGCGAAGCGTGAGCGGTGGGCCGTCGAGAACGCGGGAGCGGCGGGGCTGGTGCTCACGGACCAGGATCTGGCCGAGATAGCCGGGCTGCCCCGGGCCCGCGGATCGTGGGACTGA
- a CDS encoding 2-hydroxyacid dehydrogenase, protein MTSASATDVWLPFDADEIEGLPEGLNYRFWDGGRDYPADPSDCAFYVVPYMKGPEVAVRPLQEMRAVQVVQTLSAGIDHVQPGLGLLPAGVRLCNAKGVHEASTAELALALVLASLRGFPGFVHGQDKEEWRSGFYPALADKSVLVVGYGSIGAAIEDRLEPFECARVVRVARSARATARGPVHAIEELPALLPEADIVILSTPLNPSTQGLVGPGFLAAMRDGALLVNVARGAVVDTAALLSELESGRLRAALDVTDPEPLPAGHPLWHAPHTLITPHVGGSTSAFLPRAKRLLTGQLTRFAAGEAVDNLVLTTG, encoded by the coding sequence ATGACTTCCGCATCTGCCACCGACGTATGGCTGCCGTTCGACGCCGACGAGATCGAGGGCCTTCCCGAAGGTCTCAACTATCGCTTCTGGGACGGCGGCCGGGACTACCCGGCGGACCCCTCGGACTGTGCGTTCTATGTCGTTCCGTACATGAAGGGCCCGGAGGTCGCGGTCCGTCCGCTCCAGGAGATGCGAGCGGTCCAGGTCGTGCAGACCCTCTCCGCGGGCATCGACCACGTGCAGCCGGGGCTCGGTCTGCTGCCCGCCGGGGTGCGGCTGTGCAACGCCAAGGGGGTGCACGAGGCCTCGACGGCCGAACTCGCCCTGGCCCTGGTGCTCGCCTCGCTCCGAGGGTTCCCCGGCTTCGTGCACGGCCAGGACAAGGAGGAGTGGCGGTCCGGTTTCTATCCGGCACTCGCCGACAAGTCCGTTCTCGTTGTGGGCTACGGATCGATCGGCGCGGCCATCGAGGACCGGCTCGAACCCTTCGAGTGCGCGCGGGTGGTGCGCGTCGCACGCTCCGCACGGGCAACCGCACGCGGCCCCGTACACGCGATCGAAGAGCTTCCCGCTCTGCTTCCCGAGGCCGACATCGTCATCCTGTCCACTCCGCTGAACCCTTCCACACAGGGGCTGGTGGGCCCCGGCTTCCTCGCCGCGATGCGGGACGGAGCGCTGCTCGTGAACGTCGCGCGGGGCGCCGTCGTCGACACGGCCGCCCTGCTTTCCGAACTCGAGTCCGGCCGGCTGCGCGCCGCGCTCGACGTGACCGACCCCGAACCCCTGCCCGCAGGTCACCCGCTCTGGCATGCTCCCCACACCCTGATCACCCCCCATGTGGGCGGCAGCACCTCGGCGTTCCTGCCGCGCGCGAAGCGGCTCCTGACCGGACAACTGACCCGCTTCGCCGCGGGGGAAGCGGTCGACAACCTCGTGCTCACCACCGGCTGA
- a CDS encoding putative bifunctional diguanylate cyclase/phosphodiesterase: MSALGALLSRQPASGRAVGLRSQLVLAAVCSGYAVGAAFGWGSPGVALFMGDFGLSVAALIAAVSCFLYARTSDARFRPAWLLFSLSSAMAAGGNAVWGWYEVVLGRSVPTPSLADLFFLCFAPPAIVGLLVLAKRPVTRAGWVCLVLDAWLIGGSLLTLSWSLALAHTAHVANAAGESVARAALSLSYPLLDIVLVSMVLALHFRRVNANRSAVHTAIAGLALTVLCDALFTAPLLRSAYHSGQLLDAGWFAGSLLLAYAPWGARRSQDNAVEPSCPDPPAASRPIAGSLAALTPYLAAAVCTLGILYNVVEGRRVDRVVVLTGCTVVLALVLRQAIMLLDNIALTQELAQKENHFRSLVQGSSDVIMIAEPSGVLRYVSPAAAGVYRRDAEDLVGAELSSIIHPDDLGGVVHELRRFLAAPAREEPTTRIECRFGSGTGDWLHVESTVNRHQGGLLLNSRDVTERVRLQAQLQHNAEHDPLTDLPNRALFTTRVGQALGGRRAGDPGTAVLFIDLDGFKAVNDSIGHQAGDELLVQAARRLQESVRASDTAARLGGDEFAALIVGDGTRDQAARECQVHEIADRLRLRLSQPYRIGTGEVRVAASIGVAFAEPSITPKDLMRNADLAMYRAKAGGKDRVELYAPQMQADVVRRSELAARLRTALRDGEFALLHQPVVHLASGSIAAVAAQARWRSAQGILFTPAEFLRVSEGSDRAAELGTWMLEEAVEQAAERSRAGHPVSVSVRVSAARLLDRALPPGSVEALLTRHGLPSGALMIEVADSDPRISFDELEQRLVALRRLGVRIALDGFGSGYAAVNALRRLPIDVLKLDRCLVEGVVESARLHKITSGLLRIAGDLGMQSVADGVDGPEQVRALRAMGCTHGQGMAFAGPLDEYRLRRTLIRGKYPVPGTGPGPQPVLAGGAIPLQGRSHDETPVPPT; encoded by the coding sequence GTGAGCGCCCTCGGGGCCCTGCTCTCCCGGCAGCCCGCCTCAGGGCGAGCTGTGGGGCTGCGCTCCCAGCTCGTCCTCGCAGCCGTCTGCTCCGGATACGCCGTGGGGGCCGCCTTCGGCTGGGGGTCGCCCGGAGTCGCTCTGTTCATGGGGGACTTCGGCCTCAGCGTCGCCGCCCTGATCGCCGCGGTGTCGTGCTTCCTCTACGCCCGCACCAGCGACGCCCGGTTCCGGCCCGCCTGGCTCCTCTTCTCGCTCTCCTCGGCAATGGCCGCCGGTGGCAACGCGGTCTGGGGGTGGTACGAGGTGGTCCTCGGGCGCTCGGTGCCCACGCCTTCCCTCGCGGACCTCTTCTTCCTCTGCTTCGCGCCGCCCGCCATCGTGGGACTGCTGGTCCTGGCCAAACGGCCCGTCACGCGGGCCGGATGGGTCTGCCTGGTGCTCGACGCGTGGCTGATCGGCGGATCCCTGCTCACGCTCTCCTGGAGCCTCGCGCTGGCCCACACCGCGCATGTCGCGAACGCCGCGGGAGAGAGCGTGGCCCGGGCCGCGCTCTCGCTCTCCTATCCGCTGCTGGACATCGTGCTGGTGTCCATGGTCCTCGCACTCCACTTCCGGCGGGTCAACGCGAACCGCTCCGCGGTGCACACCGCCATCGCCGGCCTCGCCCTGACCGTGCTGTGCGACGCCCTGTTCACAGCCCCGCTGCTCCGCTCGGCGTACCACTCGGGCCAACTGCTGGACGCGGGCTGGTTCGCCGGTTCCCTGCTCCTCGCCTACGCGCCCTGGGGCGCCCGTAGAAGCCAGGACAACGCTGTCGAGCCCTCCTGCCCGGATCCTCCTGCCGCGAGCCGTCCGATCGCCGGATCCCTCGCCGCGCTCACGCCCTATCTGGCAGCGGCGGTCTGCACCCTCGGCATCCTCTACAACGTCGTGGAGGGCCGCAGGGTCGACCGGGTCGTCGTCCTCACCGGCTGCACGGTCGTCCTCGCCCTGGTCCTGCGGCAGGCCATCATGCTCCTGGACAACATCGCGCTCACCCAGGAACTGGCCCAGAAGGAGAACCACTTCCGCTCCCTGGTCCAGGGTTCCAGCGACGTCATCATGATCGCCGAGCCGAGCGGGGTGCTCCGCTACGTGAGTCCCGCGGCGGCCGGGGTCTACCGGCGGGACGCCGAGGACCTCGTCGGTGCGGAGCTGTCGTCGATCATCCATCCCGACGACCTCGGGGGGGTGGTCCACGAGTTGCGGCGCTTCCTCGCCGCACCGGCCCGCGAGGAGCCCACCACGCGGATCGAATGCCGCTTCGGATCGGGCACGGGCGACTGGCTCCACGTGGAGTCCACCGTCAACCGCCACCAGGGCGGCCTGCTGCTCAACAGCCGGGACGTGACGGAGCGGGTCAGGCTCCAGGCGCAGCTCCAGCACAACGCGGAACACGATCCGCTCACCGACCTGCCAAACCGGGCCCTCTTCACCACCAGGGTCGGTCAGGCGCTGGGCGGCCGCCGGGCCGGGGATCCGGGGACCGCCGTGCTCTTCATCGACCTCGACGGCTTCAAGGCCGTCAACGACTCCATCGGCCACCAGGCGGGCGACGAGCTCCTCGTCCAGGCAGCCCGCCGGCTCCAGGAGTCCGTGCGCGCCTCGGACACAGCGGCACGGCTCGGGGGCGACGAGTTCGCCGCGCTCATCGTCGGCGACGGCACCCGTGACCAGGCCGCCCGGGAGTGCCAGGTCCATGAGATCGCCGACCGGCTGCGGCTCAGGCTCTCCCAGCCCTACAGGATCGGCACCGGTGAGGTCCGGGTCGCCGCGTCCATCGGAGTCGCCTTCGCCGAGCCCTCCATCACGCCCAAGGACCTCATGCGCAACGCCGACCTGGCCATGTACCGGGCGAAGGCCGGCGGCAAGGACCGGGTCGAGCTGTACGCCCCCCAGATGCAGGCCGACGTCGTGCGCCGATCCGAGCTGGCGGCGCGGCTCCGCACCGCCCTGCGCGACGGCGAATTCGCCCTGCTCCACCAGCCCGTCGTCCACCTGGCCAGCGGATCGATCGCGGCCGTCGCCGCCCAGGCACGCTGGCGCTCCGCCCAGGGCATCCTCTTCACCCCCGCCGAGTTCCTCCGCGTCTCCGAGGGCAGCGACCGCGCCGCCGAGCTCGGCACCTGGATGCTGGAGGAGGCCGTCGAGCAGGCCGCCGAGCGGTCCAGGGCGGGGCATCCGGTCTCCGTCTCCGTGCGGGTCTCCGCCGCCCGGCTCCTGGACCGTGCCCTGCCGCCGGGGTCCGTCGAGGCGCTCCTGACCCGGCACGGACTGCCGTCAGGTGCCCTGATGATCGAAGTGGCCGACAGCGACCCCCGGATCTCCTTCGACGAGCTGGAGCAACGGCTGGTCGCGCTGCGCCGGCTCGGTGTCCGGATCGCACTCGACGGCTTCGGCAGCGGGTACGCCGCGGTCAACGCCCTGCGCCGGCTCCCCATCGACGTACTGAAGCTGGACCGGTGCCTGGTGGAGGGGGTCGTGGAGTCGGCGAGGCTGCACAAGATCACCAGTGGGCTGCTCCGCATCGCGGGAGACCTCGGCATGCAGTCCGTGGCCGACGGCGTGGACGGGCCCGAGCAGGTGCGTGCGCTGCGCGCCATGGGGTGTACGCACGGCCAGGGAATGGCCTTCGCCGGGCCGCTGGACGAGTACCGGCTGCGTCGCACCCTGATCCGGGGGAAGTATCCCGTCCCGGGCACGGGTCCAGGACCTCAGCCGGTGCTCGCGGGCGGCGCGATCCCGCTCCAGGGGCGCTCACATGATGAGACTCCCGTCCCACCCACTTGA
- a CDS encoding acetolactate synthase large subunit — protein sequence MPMTEQATGAQHPQPRARNGGPSSASVEHLTGAQSLIRSLEEVGADTVFGLPGGCILPAYDPLMDSTRVRHILVRHEQGAGHAATGYAQATGKVGVCMVTSGPGATNLVTPIADAAMDSVPLVAITGQVASAAIGTDAFQEADICGITMPITKHNFLVTRAEDIAHTVAEAFHIASTGRPGPVLVDIAKDALQAKTTFSWPPTMDLPGYRPVTKPHAKQIREAAKLITQAKRPVLYVGGGVMKAGATAELKVLAELTGAPVTTTLMALGSFPDSHPLHVGMPGMHGSVTAVTALQKADLIVALGARFDDRVTGKLDSFAPYAKIVHADIDPAEIGKNRAADVPIVGDAREVIADLVQAVQAEHTEGNTGDYGAWWKDLNRWRETYPVGYDLPEDGSLSPQQVIQRIGELAPEGTIFAAGVGQHQMWASHFIQYEQPATWLNSGGAGTMGYAVPAAMGAKAGMPERAVWAIDGDGCFQMTNQELTTCALNNIPIKVAIINNGALGMVRQWQTLFYNQRYSNTVLHSGPDADGNAAKGTRVPDFVKLSEAMGCYAIRCEDPADLDKVIAEANAVNDRPVVIDFIVHEDAMVWPMVAAGTSNDEVMAARGVRPDFGDNEDD from the coding sequence ATGCCGATGACCGAGCAGGCCACCGGGGCCCAGCACCCGCAGCCGCGGGCCCGTAACGGCGGACCGTCCTCCGCCTCCGTTGAGCACCTCACGGGCGCGCAGTCCCTCATCCGTTCTCTCGAGGAAGTCGGCGCCGACACGGTATTCGGCCTTCCCGGCGGCTGCATCCTTCCGGCGTACGACCCGCTGATGGACTCCACCCGGGTCCGTCACATCCTGGTCCGCCACGAGCAGGGTGCCGGTCACGCGGCCACCGGTTACGCGCAGGCCACCGGCAAGGTCGGCGTCTGCATGGTGACCTCGGGGCCCGGTGCCACGAACCTGGTCACCCCGATCGCCGACGCGGCCATGGACTCCGTGCCGCTGGTCGCGATCACCGGCCAGGTGGCCTCGGCCGCCATCGGCACGGACGCCTTCCAGGAAGCCGACATCTGCGGCATCACGATGCCCATCACGAAGCACAACTTCCTGGTCACCCGCGCCGAGGACATCGCGCACACGGTCGCCGAGGCCTTCCACATCGCCTCCACCGGCCGCCCGGGACCGGTCCTCGTCGACATCGCCAAGGACGCTCTTCAGGCGAAGACGACCTTCAGCTGGCCGCCGACGATGGACCTGCCCGGCTACCGCCCGGTCACCAAGCCGCACGCCAAGCAGATCCGCGAGGCCGCCAAGCTCATCACGCAGGCCAAGCGTCCCGTGCTCTACGTCGGCGGCGGCGTCATGAAGGCCGGCGCCACCGCCGAGCTCAAGGTCCTGGCAGAGCTCACCGGAGCGCCCGTCACCACCACGCTGATGGCGCTCGGCTCCTTCCCCGACAGCCACCCGCTGCACGTGGGGATGCCCGGCATGCACGGTTCGGTCACCGCCGTCACCGCGCTGCAGAAGGCCGACCTGATCGTCGCGCTCGGGGCCAGGTTCGACGACCGTGTCACCGGCAAGCTGGACAGCTTCGCGCCCTACGCCAAGATCGTCCACGCGGACATCGACCCGGCCGAGATCGGCAAGAACCGCGCCGCCGACGTCCCGATCGTCGGCGACGCCCGCGAGGTCATCGCCGACCTCGTCCAGGCGGTCCAGGCGGAGCACACCGAGGGCAACACCGGCGACTACGGCGCATGGTGGAAGGACCTCAACCGCTGGCGCGAGACCTACCCGGTCGGCTACGACCTGCCGGAGGACGGCAGCCTCTCGCCGCAGCAGGTCATCCAGCGCATCGGCGAACTCGCCCCCGAGGGAACGATCTTCGCGGCGGGCGTCGGCCAGCACCAGATGTGGGCCTCGCACTTCATCCAGTACGAGCAGCCGGCCACCTGGCTCAACTCCGGCGGCGCCGGAACGATGGGTTATGCCGTCCCGGCCGCGATGGGGGCCAAGGCGGGCATGCCCGAGCGCGCCGTCTGGGCGATCGACGGCGACGGCTGCTTCCAGATGACCAACCAGGAACTCACCACCTGCGCGCTCAACAACATCCCGATCAAGGTCGCGATCATCAACAACGGCGCGCTCGGGATGGTCCGCCAGTGGCAGACCCTGTTCTACAACCAGCGGTACTCCAACACCGTGCTGCACTCCGGCCCGGACGCCGACGGCAACGCCGCCAAGGGCACCCGCGTGCCGGACTTCGTCAAGCTGTCCGAGGCCATGGGCTGCTACGCGATCCGCTGCGAGGACCCGGCCGATCTGGACAAGGTCATCGCCGAGGCCAACGCCGTCAACGACCGCCCGGTCGTCATCGACTTCATCGTCCACGAGGACGCCATGGTGTGGCCGATGGTCGCCGCCGGCACCTCCAACGACGAGGTCATGGCAGCGCGCGGGGTCCGCCCCGACTTCGGCGACAACGAAGACGACTGA
- the ilvN gene encoding acetolactate synthase small subunit, protein MSSKHTLSVLVENKPGVLARITALFSRRGFNIDSLAVGTTEHPDISRITIVVNVEGLPLEQVTKQLNKLVNVLKIVELEPAAAIQRELVLVKVRADNETRSQIVEIVQLFRAKTVDVSPEAVTIEATGGADKLEAMLKMLEQFGIKELVQSGTIAIGRGARSITDRSLRALDRTA, encoded by the coding sequence ATGTCCAGTAAGCACACGCTCTCCGTCCTGGTCGAGAACAAGCCCGGTGTCCTCGCCCGGATCACGGCCCTGTTCTCCCGGCGCGGCTTCAACATCGACTCGCTCGCGGTCGGTACCACCGAACATCCCGACATCTCACGCATCACCATTGTCGTGAACGTCGAGGGCCTGCCCCTGGAGCAGGTGACCAAGCAGCTCAACAAGCTGGTCAACGTCCTGAAGATCGTCGAACTCGAGCCCGCCGCAGCGATCCAGCGGGAGCTCGTCCTGGTGAAGGTCCGCGCCGACAACGAGACCCGCTCCCAGATCGTCGAGATCGTCCAGCTGTTCCGCGCCAAGACCGTGGACGTCTCTCCCGAGGCCGTCACGATCGAGGCGACAGGGGGCGCCGACAAGCTGGAGGCCATGCTCAAGATGCTCGAGCAGTTCGGCATCAAGGAGCTCGTCCAGTCCGGCACCATCGCCATAGGGCGCGGCGCGCGCTCGATCACCGACCGTTCTCTGCGCGCACTCGACCGTACGGCGTAG
- the ilvC gene encoding ketol-acid reductoisomerase → MAELFYDDDADLSIIQGRKVAVLGYGSQGHAHALSLRDSGVDVRVGLHEGSKSKAKAEEQGLRVVTPSEAAAEADVIMILVPDPIQAQVYEESVKDNLKDGDALFFGHGLNIRFDFIKPPANVDVCMVAPKGPGHLVRRQYEEGRGVPCIVAVEQDATGKGLELALSYAKGIGGTRAGVIKTTFTEETETDLFGEQAVLCGGTAALVKAGFETLTEAGYQPEIAYFECLHELKLIVDLMYEGGLEKMRWSISETAEWGDYVTGPRIITDATKAEMKKVLAEIQDGTFAKNWMAEYHNGLPKYNEYKKADSESLLETTGAELRKLMSWVDNEEA, encoded by the coding sequence GTGGCCGAGCTGTTCTACGACGACGATGCCGACCTGTCCATCATCCAGGGCCGTAAGGTCGCGGTCCTTGGTTACGGCAGCCAGGGGCACGCCCACGCGCTGTCGCTGCGTGACTCGGGTGTCGACGTCCGCGTCGGTCTGCACGAGGGTTCGAAGTCCAAGGCCAAGGCCGAGGAGCAGGGCCTGCGCGTGGTGACCCCGTCCGAGGCCGCCGCCGAGGCCGACGTCATCATGATCCTCGTCCCGGACCCGATCCAGGCCCAGGTCTACGAGGAGTCCGTCAAGGACAACCTCAAGGACGGCGACGCGCTGTTCTTCGGCCACGGCCTGAACATCCGCTTCGACTTCATCAAGCCGCCGGCCAACGTCGACGTCTGCATGGTCGCCCCGAAGGGCCCGGGCCACCTGGTCCGCCGCCAGTACGAGGAAGGCCGCGGCGTCCCGTGCATCGTGGCCGTCGAGCAGGACGCGACGGGCAAGGGCCTGGAGCTCGCCCTCAGCTACGCGAAGGGCATCGGCGGCACGCGTGCCGGCGTCATCAAGACGACCTTCACCGAGGAGACCGAGACCGACCTGTTCGGTGAGCAGGCCGTCCTCTGCGGTGGCACCGCCGCCCTGGTCAAGGCCGGTTTCGAGACGCTGACCGAGGCCGGCTACCAGCCGGAGATCGCGTACTTCGAGTGCCTCCACGAGCTGAAGCTCATCGTGGACCTCATGTACGAGGGCGGCCTCGAGAAGATGCGCTGGTCCATCTCGGAGACCGCCGAGTGGGGCGACTACGTCACCGGTCCGCGCATCATCACGGACGCCACCAAGGCCGAGATGAAGAAGGTCCTCGCCGAGATCCAGGACGGCACCTTCGCCAAGAACTGGATGGCCGAGTACCACAACGGTCTGCCCAAGTACAACGAGTACAAGAAGGCCGACAGCGAGTCCCTGCTGGAAACCACCGGCGCGGAGCTGCGCAAGCTCATGAGCTGGGTCGACAACGAGGAAGCCTGA
- the serA gene encoding phosphoglycerate dehydrogenase yields MSSKPVVLIAEELSPATVDALGPDFEIRHCNGADRAELLPAIADVDAILVRSATKVDAEAIAAAKQLKVVARAGVGLDNVDVSSATKAGVMVVNAPTSNIVTAAELACGLLVATARNIPQANTALKNGEWKRSKYTGVELSEKTLGVVGLGRIGVLVAQRMSAFGMKIVAYDPYVQPARAAQMGVKLLTLDELLEVSDFITVHLPKTPETLGLIGDDALHKVKPSVRIVNAARGGIVDEDALASALKEGRVAGAGLDVYTKEPCTDSPLFQFDQVVCTPHLGASTDEAQEKAGIAVAKSVRLALAGELVPDAVNVQGGVIAEDVRPGLPLAEKLGRIFTALAGEVAARLDVEVYGEITQHDVKVLELSALKGVFEDVVDETVSYVNAPLFAQERGVEVRLTTSSESPDHRNVVTVRGTLSSGEEVAVSGTLAGPKHLQKIVAIGEHDVDLALADHMVVLRYEDRPGVVGAVGKILGEAGLNIAGMQVSRQDAGGEALVVLTVDDTIPQSVLTEIAEEIGATSARSVNLTD; encoded by the coding sequence GTGAGCTCGAAACCTGTCGTACTCATCGCCGAAGAGCTGTCGCCCGCCACGGTTGACGCCCTGGGTCCGGATTTCGAGATCCGGCACTGCAACGGCGCGGACCGCGCCGAACTCCTCCCCGCGATCGCCGATGTCGACGCGATCCTGGTGCGCTCCGCCACCAAGGTCGACGCCGAGGCCATCGCCGCGGCCAAGCAGCTCAAGGTCGTCGCCCGCGCAGGCGTCGGTCTGGACAACGTCGACGTCTCCTCGGCCACCAAGGCCGGCGTGATGGTCGTCAACGCGCCGACGTCCAACATCGTCACCGCCGCCGAGCTGGCCTGCGGCCTGCTCGTCGCCACCGCGCGCAACATCCCGCAGGCCAACACCGCCCTGAAGAACGGCGAGTGGAAGCGCTCCAAGTACACGGGCGTCGAGCTCAGCGAGAAGACCCTCGGTGTCGTCGGCCTCGGCCGCATCGGCGTCCTGGTCGCGCAGCGCATGTCGGCCTTCGGCATGAAGATCGTCGCGTACGACCCCTACGTGCAGCCCGCGCGCGCCGCCCAGATGGGCGTCAAGCTCCTCACGCTGGACGAGCTGCTCGAGGTCTCCGACTTCATCACGGTGCACCTGCCCAAGACGCCCGAGACGCTCGGCCTGATCGGCGACGACGCGCTGCACAAGGTGAAGCCCTCGGTGCGCATCGTCAACGCCGCGCGCGGCGGCATCGTCGACGAGGACGCGCTCGCCTCCGCCCTCAAGGAGGGCCGGGTCGCCGGTGCCGGGCTGGACGTGTACACGAAGGAGCCCTGCACGGACTCCCCGCTGTTCCAGTTCGACCAGGTCGTCTGCACCCCGCACCTCGGTGCCTCCACCGACGAGGCACAGGAGAAGGCGGGCATCGCGGTCGCCAAGTCCGTCCGTCTCGCCCTCGCCGGTGAGCTCGTGCCCGACGCGGTCAACGTCCAGGGCGGCGTGATCGCCGAGGACGTGCGCCCCGGCCTGCCGCTCGCCGAGAAGCTGGGCCGGATCTTCACCGCGCTCGCGGGCGAGGTCGCGGCCCGTCTCGACGTCGAGGTGTACGGCGAGATCACCCAGCACGACGTGAAGGTTCTCGAGCTCTCCGCGCTCAAGGGCGTCTTCGAGGACGTCGTCGACGAGACCGTCAGCTACGTCAACGCCCCGCTCTTCGCGCAGGAGCGCGGTGTCGAGGTCCGCCTCACCACCAGCTCCGAGTCGCCCGACCACCGCAACGTGGTGACCGTCCGCGGCACGCTGTCCAGCGGCGAGGAGGTCGCGGTCTCCGGCACGCTGGCCGGTCCCAAGCACCTGCAGAAGATCGTCGCGATCGGCGAGCACGACGTCGACCTGGCGCTCGCCGACCACATGGTCGTCCTGCGCTACGAGGACCGTCCCGGCGTCGTCGGCGCGGTCGGCAAGATCCTCGGCGAGGCCGGTCTGAACATCGCCGGAATGCAGGTCTCACGGCAGGACGCGGGCGGCGAGGCGCTGGTCGTCCTCACCGTCGACGACACCATCCCGCAGTCGGTCCTCACCGAGATCGCCGAGGAGATCGGCGCCACCTCGGCCCGTTCGGTCAACCTCACCGACTGA
- a CDS encoding PucR family transcriptional regulator, whose amino-acid sequence MKGDYQELVDEISTLLGAPATLENRDFGLVAFGAHDSDDDTAMDPVRTRSILTRRSTPAVRAWFEGFGITRATGPVRIPAAPEAGVFRDRICLPVRHRGVVLGYVWLLDADPGPTDGQLTAAMDVAARIGALLSDEERAGTDLSREFAAVLVAQRGWQRDMAVASLREALGADADGLHTLVCVTPWPGETPSVRTVPSAAALATVPGAGAQALAALVRLRSPEALDPATTAAERLRSTAGAAATGGLAAARRGLAELAESWHEALSAARAASAESRFGPVADWSAIGPYRLLTALPGTPDTAPDQAVRPLLTPPHAELARTAEVFLDRAGQASRTATELGIHRQTLYYRLARVQQLTGLDLNDGEDRLLLHMALKQARL is encoded by the coding sequence GTGAAGGGCGATTACCAGGAGCTGGTCGACGAGATCTCCACGCTGCTCGGCGCTCCCGCGACCCTGGAGAACCGCGACTTCGGTCTGGTCGCCTTCGGGGCCCACGACAGCGACGACGACACGGCCATGGACCCCGTCCGTACGCGCTCGATCCTCACCAGGCGCTCCACCCCGGCGGTCCGCGCGTGGTTCGAAGGCTTCGGCATCACCCGTGCGACCGGCCCGGTCCGCATCCCCGCCGCCCCGGAGGCCGGGGTCTTCCGGGACCGCATCTGCCTTCCCGTACGCCATCGGGGTGTCGTCCTGGGCTACGTGTGGCTGCTGGACGCCGATCCGGGGCCGACCGACGGACAGCTGACGGCGGCGATGGACGTCGCGGCCCGGATCGGCGCCCTGCTCTCCGACGAGGAGCGGGCGGGCACGGACCTCTCCCGGGAGTTCGCGGCGGTGCTCGTCGCGCAGCGCGGCTGGCAGCGCGACATGGCGGTCGCCTCGCTGCGCGAGGCCCTCGGCGCCGACGCGGACGGACTGCACACGCTGGTGTGCGTGACCCCGTGGCCGGGCGAGACCCCATCCGTGCGTACGGTGCCGTCGGCGGCGGCCCTCGCCACGGTGCCCGGGGCCGGCGCCCAGGCGCTGGCCGCCCTGGTCCGGCTGCGCTCCCCCGAGGCGCTCGACCCGGCGACGACGGCCGCGGAACGGCTGCGCAGCACCGCCGGAGCCGCCGCGACCGGTGGCCTGGCCGCCGCCCGCCGAGGTCTGGCCGAGCTGGCCGAGTCCTGGCACGAGGCCCTGTCCGCCGCCCGAGCCGCCTCGGCGGAATCCCGCTTCGGCCCGGTCGCCGACTGGTCGGCCATCGGCCCGTACCGGCTCCTGACCGCACTGCCCGGCACCCCGGACACCGCACCGGACCAGGCGGTCCGCCCCCTGCTCACCCCGCCCCACGCGGAACTGGCCCGCACCGCCGAGGTGTTCCTCGACCGTGCGGGCCAGGCGAGCCGGACGGCCACCGAGCTGGGCATCCACCGGCAGACGCTCTACTACCGGCTCGCCCGGGTCCAGCAGCTCACCGGCCTCGACCTGAACGACGGTGAGGACCGGCTGCTGCTGCACATGGCGCTCAAGCAGGCCCGGCTGTGA